From Halomarina ordinaria:
CCTGTTCGAGGATGCGCTGGACGGTGAACGAGTCGTTGATGGCGACGCGGTCGCCCGCTTCGAGGTCGTCGCGCAGGCGCGGCGGGATGTCCGTGAGCACCTCCTGGTTGTTGCCGTGCTGTTTCAGGACGGCCTCGTCGCCCGATATCTCCTCGACGGTCGCGAGGTACTGGGCGGCGGCCTTCAGCGCCTCGTTCTCGCGCTGGAGTTCGTCGACGTCGCCTTCGAGGGCGTCGCGCCGGGAGTTCGCGTCTTCGAGCTGGTCTTCGAGCTGGTCGTTGACGGCTGCGAGACGGGTGAAGTGGTCCCGCAGCGCGTCGAGTCGCTCGGCGGGCGACATCTCCGGATCGAGTTCGAGTTGAGGGCGATCCGGCAACGAGGGGCTGCGTGACATAGGGGTATCGACCGTACGCATCTGAGCTAAAAGTGACTTTGGGTCGCGTCAGGTGAGGCGCGCGAACTCCTCGACGTACTCCGCGTAGGTGCCGAGCGCCGTCTCGATGGGCGCGCGCGTCGACATGTCGACGCCCGCCTCCCGCAGGAGGTCGAGGGGGTACTCGCGCGACCCCGACCGGAGGAAGCGCAGGTAGTCCTCGGCGGCCGGTTCGCCCTCCTCGAGGATGCGGTCGACGATGGCGACGGCGGCGCTGATGCCCGTGGCGTACTGGTAGACGTAGAACGCCCGGTAGAAGTGCGGGATGCGCATCCACTCCCGGGTGATGTGGTCGTCGACGTGCGCCGGCTCGTAGTAGGCGCGCTTCAGGTCGCCGTAGAGGTCGTCGAGGCGGTCGGGCGTGAGGGGTTCGTCGTCCTCGACCAGTTCGTGGGCCGTGTGTTCGAACTCCGCGAACATCGTCTGGCGCAGCAGCGTCGAGCGGAACCGCTCGAGGTACTCGTCGAGGAGGTGCTGGCGGAAGTGCTCGTCCTCGACGGTCTCGAGCAGGTGGTGGGTGAGCAGCGCCTCGTTGACCGTGCTCGCCACCTCCGCGACGAAAATCTCGTACCCGCTGTAGACGTAGGGCTGTTCGTCGCTCGTGAGGTCGGAGTGCAGCGAGTGGCCGAGTTCGTGCGCCAGCGTGAACATCGACGCCATGTCGTCCTGGTAGTTCATCAGGATGTACGGCTGGGAGTCGTAGGTCCCGCCGCTGTAGGCGCCCGAGCGCTTGCCCTCGTTCTCGTAGACGTCGACCCAGCGCGAGTCGAGCCCCGCCGCGAGGCGCTGCTGGTAGTCCTCGCCCAGCGGGGCGACGGCCGCCACGATGTGCTCTTTCGCCTCCTCGTAGGGTATCTCGGGGCTCTCACCCTCGGCGATGGGGGCGTAGAGGTCCCACATCTCCAGTTCCTCGACGTCCAGCGCCTCGCGCTTCAGTTCGGCGTGGTCGTGGAGCGTCCCGATGTTCTCGCGGACGGCGGTCACGAGCGTGTCGTACACCTCGACGGGGACGTTCGGGCCGTCGAGCGCCGCCGCGCGGGCGGTGTCGTAGTCGCGCGCACGGGCGAGCTTGACGTCGGCCTTCACGCTGTTCTTGAACGCCGCGCCGACGGCGTTGCGCACCGTCTCCCACTCCTCGTAGAACGACGCGTGGACCTCCTGGCGGAACTCGCGGTCCGGGTGCTTGAGGAGCTTCGTGACGTTGCTCTGGGTGATGCGGACCTCCTCGCCGTCCGGGTGCTCGACGGCCGGGAACTCCATGTCGGCGTTCGTCAGCATCGTGTACACCTCGCCGGCCGCCCCCGTCACCTCGCCCAGTTCCGCGAGCAGGTTCTCGACCTCCGCCGAGCGGGTGTGGGGTTTCATCCGGAGCACGTCGTCGAAGTAGTGGTCGTACTCCGCGAGGTCGGGTTCGGCCTCGACGTAGGCGTCGATGGTCTCTCGCGAGGCCGACTGCAGTTCGGGTTCGAGGTAGCTCGACGCGCTCTGGGCGCGCGAGACGAGCGACTGCGCCCGGGCGAACAGCGCCTGGTTCTCCTGGTCGCGCGTGTCCTCGTCCGAGCGCATCCGCGCGTAGGCGGCCACGTCCGAGACGACGCGCATCGTCTCCTCGTAGGTCACGAGGACGTCGCGGAGGGTCGTTGCGTCCTCGGTCGCGCGCCCCTCGTAGGCGGCGAGGTCGTCGATTCGTTCGTCGGCCTCCTCGAAGGCCGCCTCCCACTCCTCCTCGCTGGCGAAGATGTCGCTGAGGTCCCAGGTGTACTCCTCGGGGACCTCGCTCCGGTCGGGGACGGAACTCATGCGTGTGGGTTACCCCGTCTCACATTAAGACCCTCGCTCTCGTCGTCGCGCGCGGCCCGGCTCGTATCGCACCCCTCGCGCTATCGCATCCCCTCAGCGACGGTCCCCGCCACCCGTGCCCCCGTCAGGCGCTCGACGCGCCGGACCTCGAACACCTCGCTGGCGCGCCGGGCCGCCTCCGGGTCGACGGCGAACTCGACGCCGGGATACTCGACGCGCGTGAGGACGAGCGGTTCCGGCGGCGCGGGGGCGACGCCCGCGGGGTCCGACAGCGTCTCCGCTGAGAGGACGCGTTCGACGAACGCGGGGTCGCGCTCCCCTCGCGCGACGCGCCCGACGAGGCCGACCAGCCGCCGGACGAGCTGTCGGGGGAACCCCGGCGAACGGACGTCGAAGACGAGGTACGGCCCGTCGACGTCGACCTCGGCCTCGACGGTCCGGCGCGTCCGCCCCTCGTCGGGCGTGAGGTTGTGGAGGTCGTGGGTCCCCGAGAGGGTGGAGAGCGCGCGGCGCGCCCGCTCTGAGTCGGCGTCGGGCGCGTGGAGGTGGTAGGTGTAGCCCCGGGAGGTGGCGTCGTGACGGGCGTGGAACGCCCCCGTGACGTCCGCGCTCGCCCACGCCCGTACGGCCGCGGGGAGTTCGCTGTTCAGCGCACGCGGGGTGAGCCAGTCGGGGACCTCGCACGCGACGGTCTGTGCGAGCGCCGACACGCCGGCGTCCGTCCGGCCCGCGGCCGCGTACCCCGTCGGGCGGTGGTCCGCGGGGTCGTAGACGCCGAGGCGAGCGAGGGCCGCGAAGAGGTCCCCCTCGACGGTCCGGACGTCGGGCTGGCGCTGGAAGCCGGCGTAGTCGCTCCCGTCGTACGCGATGCGGAACGCGCGCATGGATGCCGTCGTCGTGCCGCGGTATTGAGCGCCTCGATGCCCACTCGTGCTTGCAGGTGCCGCCGCAAAGGCGAAGCGAGTGTAGCGTCAGTGCGATGATACACTATGGTCGCCATCGACGCGAGCGGACGCGGCCCGGGGGGTAGCGCGGTCGAACGCCATCGGAACGCGGGCGAGCGACGATGACCGGCGCTCGTCCGAACGTCGTCGTCACGGTACTCGACACCGTCCGGGCGCGCGACACCGTCCCGGCCGCCGAGTCGCCGATGCCGGAACTGGGGGCGCTCGCCGCCGAGGGCGCCGAGTTCACGAACGCGTTCGCGACGGCACCCTGGACGCTCCCCTCGCACGCCTCGCTGTTCACGGGGACGTACCCGTCACACCACGGCGCGCGCGGCGGCCACACCTACCTCGACGAGTCGCTCCCGACGCTCGCGGAGGGCTTCCGCGACGCCGGCTACGAGACGGTCGGCGTCTCGAACAACACGTGGGTGACCGCCGAGTTCGGCTTCGACCGCGGCTTCGAGACGTTCCGGAAGGGCTGGCAGTACGTCCAGTCGGACGTCGACCTCGGCGCCGTCGTCCGCGCCGAACACCCGCTGGCGAAGGTGCGCGCGCTCCGCGAGCGCCTGTTCGACGGCAACCCCGTCGTGAACGCGACGAACGTCCTCTTCGGCGAACTCGCCGACGACCAGGGCGCGGAACGGACCACCTCGTGGGTCGAGGCGTGGCTCCGGAACCGGGACCGGACGCGCCCGTTCCTCTGCTTTCTCAACTACATCGAACCCCACATCCAGTACCACCCGCCCCGCGAGTACGCGGAGGCGTTCCTGCCCGAGGACGCCAGCTACGAGGAGGCGGTCGCGCTCCGACAGGACCCCCGCGCGTTCGACGTCGGCGAGTACGACCTCACCGACCGCGAGTTCGACCTGCTCCACGCGCTCTACCGGGGGGAACTCGCCGCGCTCGACGCCCACCTCGGGCGGTTGCGCGAGGCGCTCCGCGCCGCCGGCGAGTGGGAGGACACCCTGCTGGTCGTCCTCGGCGACCACGGCGAGAACATCGGTGACCACGGCTTCCTCGGTCACCAGTACGACCTCCACGACACCCTGCTACACGTCCCGCTGGTCGTCTGTGGTCCGGGCTTCCGCGAGCGGCGCGAGGACCTCGTCCAGCCACTCGACCTCGTCCCGACGCTGCTCGACGCCGCCGGTATCGAGGCGCCCGAACTCCGCGAGCGCGCACAGGGGTACTCGCTCCACCCGGACGCCGACGCCCCGGCCCGCGACGCCGTCTTCGCCGAGTACCTCGGTCCGCAACCATCACCCGACTCGCTGGCCGAGCGCTTCGGCTCGATACCCGACCGGGTCCGCGCGTTCGACCGGACGCTCCGGGCGATTCGCACGGACGAGGAGAAGTACATCCGCGCCTCCGACGGAACGGAGTGGTACTACCGCGTCGCCGAGGACCCCGAGGAACGCGAGAACCTGGCGCGGGAGGCACCGCGACGGACGCGGGCGCTTGACGCCCGCCTCGACCGCTGGCTCGACTCCTTCGACCACGCCGACCCCGACGACGCGACCGTCTCGATGTCGGCGGGCACCCGCGAACGGCTCTCGGACCTCGGCTACCTCTAATCGCCGAACGTCTTCGGGACCCACCCCCGCAGCGGGTCGTCGACGCGCTCCATCCACTCGACGAGCCGTCCCTCCAGCGCCTCGCGGACCGCGCGGTAGTCTGGGTGTTGCGAGAGGTTCCGGAGTTCGGCCGGGTCGTCCTCCAGGTCGTACAGTTCGTTCCGGTCGGGGCCGTTGTAGACGAACTTGTAGCGCGCCGTGCGCACCATCCGCTGGGAGTAGAGGCCGAACTCGTCGCCGTGGTACTGCGCGTAGACGGAGTCGGGCCAGTCGTCGGGGGTCTCGCCGGCGAGCAGCGGCGCGAGGCTCCGGGCGTGGAGGCCCTCCGGTATCGGGGCGTCGCCCCACTCGAGGAACGTGGGCGCGAGGTCGTGCAGGCGGACGAACGACTCCACCCGCGTGCCCGGTTCGGTGACGCCCGGGTAACGCACCACCAGCGGGACCCGGTAGGTCTCCTCGTACATCAGCGGCCCCTTGTTGAACTGGCGGTGACTC
This genomic window contains:
- the truA gene encoding tRNA pseudouridine(38-40) synthase TruA, with amino-acid sequence MRAFRIAYDGSDYAGFQRQPDVRTVEGDLFAALARLGVYDPADHRPTGYAAAGRTDAGVSALAQTVACEVPDWLTPRALNSELPAAVRAWASADVTGAFHARHDATSRGYTYHLHAPDADSERARRALSTLSGTHDLHNLTPDEGRTRRTVEAEVDVDGPYLVFDVRSPGFPRQLVRRLVGLVGRVARGERDPAFVERVLSAETLSDPAGVAPAPPEPLVLTRVEYPGVEFAVDPEAARRASEVFEVRRVERLTGARVAGTVAEGMR
- the pepF gene encoding oligoendopeptidase F, whose product is MSSVPDRSEVPEEYTWDLSDIFASEEEWEAAFEEADERIDDLAAYEGRATEDATTLRDVLVTYEETMRVVSDVAAYARMRSDEDTRDQENQALFARAQSLVSRAQSASSYLEPELQSASRETIDAYVEAEPDLAEYDHYFDDVLRMKPHTRSAEVENLLAELGEVTGAAGEVYTMLTNADMEFPAVEHPDGEEVRITQSNVTKLLKHPDREFRQEVHASFYEEWETVRNAVGAAFKNSVKADVKLARARDYDTARAAALDGPNVPVEVYDTLVTAVRENIGTLHDHAELKREALDVEELEMWDLYAPIAEGESPEIPYEEAKEHIVAAVAPLGEDYQQRLAAGLDSRWVDVYENEGKRSGAYSGGTYDSQPYILMNYQDDMASMFTLAHELGHSLHSDLTSDEQPYVYSGYEIFVAEVASTVNEALLTHHLLETVEDEHFRQHLLDEYLERFRSTLLRQTMFAEFEHTAHELVEDDEPLTPDRLDDLYGDLKRAYYEPAHVDDHITREWMRIPHFYRAFYVYQYATGISAAVAIVDRILEEGEPAAEDYLRFLRSGSREYPLDLLREAGVDMSTRAPIETALGTYAEYVEEFARLT
- a CDS encoding sulfatase is translated as MTGARPNVVVTVLDTVRARDTVPAAESPMPELGALAAEGAEFTNAFATAPWTLPSHASLFTGTYPSHHGARGGHTYLDESLPTLAEGFRDAGYETVGVSNNTWVTAEFGFDRGFETFRKGWQYVQSDVDLGAVVRAEHPLAKVRALRERLFDGNPVVNATNVLFGELADDQGAERTTSWVEAWLRNRDRTRPFLCFLNYIEPHIQYHPPREYAEAFLPEDASYEEAVALRQDPRAFDVGEYDLTDREFDLLHALYRGELAALDAHLGRLREALRAAGEWEDTLLVVLGDHGENIGDHGFLGHQYDLHDTLLHVPLVVCGPGFRERREDLVQPLDLVPTLLDAAGIEAPELRERAQGYSLHPDADAPARDAVFAEYLGPQPSPDSLAERFGSIPDRVRAFDRTLRAIRTDEEKYIRASDGTEWYYRVAEDPEERENLAREAPRRTRALDARLDRWLDSFDHADPDDATVSMSAGTRERLSDLGYL